The Methanohalophilus portucalensis genome window below encodes:
- a CDS encoding ArsR/SmtB family transcription factor — protein sequence MQKKLQGIVSLGEALSHPLRLKLICMLADREWYVYELAKELDVSRQVLYLHLKRLEKADIVESDLRLEEDDMRAKKFFKLKEFDIKLDVQDLKDIFETETIPKKN from the coding sequence ATGCAAAAAAAACTCCAGGGAATTGTCAGCCTTGGCGAAGCTCTATCACATCCTCTGCGACTGAAACTCATATGCATGCTTGCAGACAGGGAATGGTATGTATATGAGCTTGCCAAAGAACTAGATGTTTCCAGACAGGTACTGTATCTTCACCTGAAACGTCTTGAGAAAGCCGATATCGTTGAAAGTGATCTTCGCCTGGAAGAAGATGATATGCGTGCCAAGAAATTCTTTAAGTTAAAGGAATTTGATATAAAATTGGACGTTCAGGACCTTAAAGACATCTTTGAGACAGAAACAATCCCAAAAAAGAATTGA
- the pncB gene encoding nicotinate phosphoribosyltransferase: MLQLSEGNTVIRSILDNDMYKLTMQMAVLELFPEAQAEYRFINRGDQRFNPRFKEELEYIVREEIPKLRLLDEERHWLGKNCPFFKHTYLDHLQNYRFNPDEVEISLTDDNNLDICIRGPWHSTILWEIVLMATVSELYFETIENNWADGYLSKGDLLDKYGDMIKEVSDKLDNSGCVLSEFGTRRRRSFELHDRVVETLNRATSFAGTSNVYLAMKYGTRPIGTIGHEWIMGNSALVGLRNANKFAFENWVKVYDGRLGIALADTYGCDAFFNNFDGRLARLYDGIRHDSGDPYIFIDKAIQHYKSLGIDPSQKMAVFSNSLEAEDAIRIQEYCKGKIKCSFGIGTSLTNNSGFFKENPPLNIVIKLHKINDIPVVKLSDSEEKVTGDRDAVRVANYIFGTKGLDEE, from the coding sequence ATGTTACAATTATCTGAAGGCAATACGGTGATCCGGTCAATACTTGATAATGATATGTACAAGCTGACCATGCAAATGGCAGTACTTGAGCTTTTTCCTGAAGCACAGGCAGAATATCGCTTCATAAACCGTGGAGACCAACGTTTCAACCCCCGGTTCAAGGAAGAACTTGAATATATAGTCCGGGAAGAAATTCCCAAATTACGCCTTCTTGATGAAGAAAGGCATTGGCTGGGAAAGAATTGTCCTTTTTTCAAGCATACCTATCTTGACCATCTACAGAATTACCGCTTTAATCCCGATGAGGTTGAAATATCCCTGACGGATGACAATAATCTTGATATATGTATCAGAGGGCCGTGGCATAGTACAATTCTCTGGGAAATCGTGCTTATGGCTACAGTTTCTGAACTTTATTTTGAGACAATTGAAAATAACTGGGCCGATGGATATCTTTCAAAAGGTGACCTTCTGGACAAATATGGAGATATGATTAAAGAAGTATCTGACAAACTTGATAATTCCGGATGTGTACTCAGTGAATTTGGAACTCGCCGTCGTCGCAGTTTTGAACTTCATGATAGGGTCGTGGAAACCTTAAATCGAGCCACAAGTTTTGCGGGTACCAGTAATGTATATCTCGCAATGAAATATGGAACCCGGCCGATAGGTACTATAGGCCATGAATGGATTATGGGTAATTCTGCCCTTGTGGGTTTGCGCAATGCCAATAAATTTGCCTTTGAAAACTGGGTTAAAGTTTATGATGGCAGGCTCGGGATTGCCCTTGCAGATACTTATGGATGTGACGCCTTCTTCAACAACTTTGATGGTCGCCTGGCACGTCTTTATGATGGTATCAGGCATGATAGTGGTGATCCTTATATTTTCATTGACAAGGCAATTCAACATTACAAATCTCTTGGAATTGATCCTTCGCAGAAAATGGCAGTATTCAGTAATTCCCTTGAAGCCGAAGATGCAATCAGGATACAGGAATATTGTAAGGGTAAAATCAAATGCAGTTTCGGTATAGGTACAAGCCTGACCAATAACTCAGGATTCTTCAAGGAAAATCCTCCCCTGAACATTGTGATCAAGTTGCATAAAATCAATGATATTCCTGTTGTCAAACTCAGTGATTCAGAGGAAAAAGTAACAGGAGACAGGGATGCTGTAAGGGTTGCCAATTATATATTCGGTACAAAAGGGCTCGATGAGGAATAA
- a CDS encoding DUF3656 domain-containing U32 family peptidase produces the protein MAKYPEKTNSPEILSPAGNYDALLGAIKGGADAIYLGVGEFNARQGASNFTPEEMENAIDLAHLHGISVYLAFNVPVKETELQDAIDIIDCAYAAGIDAVIMRDFGFIDLVKKNYPDLSIHGSTQLNTNNTETVKFLETLGLSRIIVARELDTAELKHIIDSTDMDIEIFAHGALCYSYSGQCLFSSFAANRSANRGACAQPCRWKFDLFINGKDMNHHIGGVSPISCAELCTLPGLEELINTGIKSLKIEGRMKRAEYVTASSEIYKETAEIICQDKKPDSNWLKEKENDLAKIFYRGFTRGFVLSDRNVTHPEYSSSYGAFLGKTRRVKRSKNAASIKVKLNQTLEVNDGISIHTRQRMLGSKVEKLTVDGGEVEVAEKGSIPYIHISPKTVKSVKTGDDVYLNTDVSLLEEMGKRDVKKVPVNFQIRANIDRQLEITASAGDIEVLHVSDYLVQEPKKAPTSVEQITDIIKRLGDTPYIADEIELKGQEDIFIPLGELTRARRNVVEKLQEKQLEIYHRQPKSPELPASIHKPEDKIPDKLLLSVEVADIEGAKAAADSGADIIYIPADLFDKVENDKDLGQKIKRNNIEIVLTLPAIIHEDELGEWADILGKIKTRGYTIGCGEPGILRLAHQMEIKCVGLKNFTIFNSLTTNVLQANGASRVILSPELSLEEMKDVVKASDYTIQFEAIAYGRQQLLVTEHDLLKPIVDKGFYDEDSNAFLQHKKTDRYPVKRWRNRTVIYDSHVINMLNNIDDMKNTGIDVLRLEFPQESHRKVAIVVSEFKKILDGKGKKNIPDSKVYSRGLYYTGI, from the coding sequence ATGGCCAAATATCCTGAAAAAACTAATTCTCCTGAAATACTATCGCCTGCAGGGAATTATGATGCACTGCTGGGCGCTATCAAGGGAGGAGCTGATGCTATATATCTGGGGGTTGGTGAATTTAATGCTCGTCAGGGTGCATCCAATTTTACACCCGAAGAGATGGAAAATGCAATAGATCTTGCCCATTTGCATGGAATCTCAGTATATCTGGCATTCAATGTGCCGGTAAAAGAAACGGAACTACAGGATGCAATCGATATCATAGACTGCGCCTATGCAGCAGGAATTGACGCAGTTATCATGAGGGATTTCGGATTTATAGACCTGGTCAAAAAGAACTATCCTGACCTGTCCATACATGGGAGCACCCAGCTCAATACCAATAACACTGAAACTGTCAAATTTCTGGAAACACTTGGCCTCTCAAGAATAATCGTAGCAAGGGAACTTGACACTGCAGAATTGAAACACATCATTGACAGCACCGACATGGATATCGAAATCTTTGCCCATGGCGCTCTTTGTTATTCTTACTCCGGACAATGTCTCTTTAGCAGCTTTGCTGCCAACAGGAGCGCAAACCGCGGAGCTTGTGCCCAGCCTTGCAGATGGAAATTCGACCTGTTTATCAACGGCAAGGACATGAACCACCACATCGGCGGTGTATCTCCCATAAGTTGTGCCGAACTCTGCACCCTGCCGGGTTTGGAAGAACTCATCAACACAGGTATCAAAAGTCTCAAGATCGAAGGACGTATGAAAAGAGCTGAGTATGTGACCGCCAGTTCAGAAATATACAAAGAGACTGCAGAGATAATCTGCCAGGATAAAAAACCCGATTCCAACTGGTTGAAGGAAAAAGAAAACGATCTGGCAAAAATATTTTACAGGGGCTTTACCCGTGGGTTTGTACTGAGTGACAGGAATGTGACCCACCCCGAATACAGTTCCAGTTATGGGGCATTTCTGGGTAAGACACGCCGGGTAAAACGAAGTAAAAATGCTGCATCCATTAAGGTCAAATTGAACCAGACACTTGAAGTCAATGATGGAATAAGTATCCATACAAGACAAAGGATGCTTGGATCAAAGGTTGAAAAACTCACAGTTGACGGCGGGGAAGTTGAGGTAGCAGAAAAAGGGAGTATTCCCTACATACATATCAGTCCTAAAACCGTAAAATCTGTAAAGACCGGGGATGATGTATACCTGAATACAGACGTATCCCTTCTGGAAGAAATGGGTAAAAGGGATGTTAAAAAGGTACCCGTGAATTTCCAGATACGTGCAAATATCGACAGGCAACTGGAAATCACTGCTTCTGCAGGAGATATAGAGGTGCTTCATGTATCCGATTATCTTGTACAGGAGCCAAAAAAAGCCCCTACTTCTGTAGAACAGATTACTGACATAATAAAAAGACTGGGAGATACTCCATATATAGCAGATGAAATTGAGTTGAAAGGCCAGGAAGATATCTTTATCCCCCTCGGGGAACTCACCCGGGCCCGTCGCAACGTGGTGGAAAAACTACAGGAGAAGCAACTGGAAATCTACCACCGCCAGCCCAAAAGCCCAGAATTACCAGCATCCATACACAAACCCGAAGACAAAATTCCAGATAAATTACTCCTATCTGTAGAAGTAGCAGATATAGAGGGAGCAAAAGCAGCTGCTGACAGCGGAGCAGACATCATATATATCCCAGCGGATCTATTCGACAAAGTCGAGAATGACAAAGACCTCGGTCAAAAAATTAAAAGGAATAATATTGAAATAGTACTCACATTGCCTGCTATTATTCATGAGGATGAGCTCGGAGAATGGGCAGATATCCTTGGAAAAATAAAAACAAGAGGATATACTATCGGCTGTGGTGAGCCTGGAATACTTCGTTTGGCACACCAGATGGAAATTAAATGTGTTGGACTGAAAAATTTCACTATTTTTAATTCCCTAACTACAAATGTGTTACAGGCAAATGGTGCATCCCGTGTAATACTTTCCCCGGAACTTAGCCTTGAAGAAATGAAGGATGTTGTGAAGGCGTCAGATTATACTATCCAATTTGAGGCTATAGCATACGGCAGGCAGCAATTACTTGTTACCGAACATGACCTGCTCAAACCTATTGTGGATAAAGGCTTCTATGATGAAGATAGTAATGCTTTCCTCCAGCACAAAAAGACAGACAGGTACCCCGTTAAAAGATGGAGAAACAGAACTGTGATCTATGATTCCCATGTCATCAATATGTTGAATAATATAGATGACATGAAGAATACCGGTATAGATGTTCTTCGTTTAGAATTCCCACAGGAAAGTCATCGGAAAGTAGCAATTGTCGTTTCTGAGTTTAAGAAGATTCTGGATGGAAAAGGCAAAAAAAACATTCCTGACTCAAAGGTATATTCCAGAGGACTCTATTACACAGGCATCTAA
- a CDS encoding permease: MPDQSLIYHLAIVGLESVQEYLALHVLLCLVPAFFLAGAIASLFSKESVLRFFGNETPKYISYPVAAVSGCLLAVCSCTVLPLFAGIYRRGAGIGPATTFLFSAPAINILAIVYTAKILGYDLGVARAVIAILLSIAIGLTMAAVFERHREKKEGIKNFGGKRHAHSAYLFLLLLAILVVPEILTEWIPLLAVETVLVIITVLLSFNWFSKDELKDWMAETWFLVKQITPLLLFGVFFAGIMVELLPAEYVAAVVGGASFGASFIASVAAALMYFSTLTEVPIISALTELGMGRGPALAMLLAGPALSLPNMIVISRIMGVKKASIYIALVVTVASIAGLIFGLYFV, from the coding sequence ATGCCTGACCAATCATTAATTTATCACCTTGCTATCGTAGGACTGGAATCCGTACAGGAATACCTGGCACTACATGTACTGCTATGTCTGGTGCCGGCCTTTTTCCTGGCCGGAGCTATAGCATCCCTCTTTTCCAAAGAATCTGTACTGAGATTCTTCGGCAATGAGACCCCAAAATACATTTCATACCCCGTTGCTGCAGTTTCAGGCTGCCTGCTTGCAGTATGCAGCTGTACTGTACTTCCGCTTTTTGCAGGAATCTATCGCAGGGGTGCAGGGATCGGTCCTGCAACTACCTTCCTGTTCTCGGCACCAGCAATAAACATCCTGGCAATTGTCTACACAGCAAAAATCCTGGGATATGACCTGGGAGTGGCAAGAGCTGTAATTGCAATCCTTCTGTCAATCGCTATTGGACTTACAATGGCGGCCGTATTCGAGCGCCACAGGGAAAAAAAGGAAGGAATAAAAAATTTTGGTGGAAAAAGGCATGCTCATAGTGCATATCTTTTCCTTCTCCTTCTGGCAATCCTCGTTGTTCCGGAGATACTTACAGAATGGATTCCGCTGCTAGCCGTGGAAACTGTGCTTGTTATTATAACAGTATTGCTATCATTCAACTGGTTCAGTAAAGATGAATTGAAAGACTGGATGGCAGAGACATGGTTCCTGGTTAAACAAATTACACCTCTCCTTTTGTTTGGTGTTTTCTTTGCAGGTATTATGGTGGAACTGCTCCCGGCAGAATATGTGGCTGCAGTGGTTGGAGGAGCATCATTCGGTGCAAGTTTCATAGCATCGGTTGCCGCAGCACTGATGTATTTCTCCACCCTGACAGAAGTGCCTATAATCAGCGCCCTTACAGAACTTGGAATGGGAAGAGGTCCGGCCCTGGCGATGTTGCTTGCAGGCCCTGCACTGAGTCTTCCGAATATGATCGTAATCAGCAGGATAATGGGAGTGAAAAAAGCTTCCATTTACATAGCTTTGGTAGTAACAGTGGCATCAATCGCCGGTCTTATATTCGGCCTTTATTTTGTATGA
- a CDS encoding metallophosphoesterase family protein, with protein MKILVISDIHGNMKALETAMEIPHDEVICLGDLVDYGPSPREVIDFMMENNIPVIKGNHDNAVATGIDCGCSYEIKHLSIATRDYTKDQLDDRQLDFLKNLPAKIKKEYRGGSVLFTHGSPRSFYEYIKPQTSDAEVQEMLEGVEADLLVVGHSHIPMTRNVGNITIVNPGSAGQPRDGIPRASCAVLDTDSMEFEIYRLEYDMDSVVDKIRERMPHCDELISILVNAGVNKKEN; from the coding sequence ATGAAAATACTTGTGATTTCGGATATACATGGGAATATGAAAGCTCTGGAAACTGCAATGGAAATTCCTCATGACGAGGTTATCTGTCTGGGTGATCTGGTTGATTATGGTCCATCACCCAGAGAGGTAATAGATTTCATGATGGAAAACAATATTCCCGTTATAAAGGGAAACCATGATAATGCAGTTGCAACAGGAATTGATTGTGGCTGCAGTTATGAAATCAAGCATCTTTCAATTGCCACCAGGGATTACACAAAAGACCAGCTGGATGATAGACAGCTGGATTTCCTGAAGAACCTTCCTGCGAAAATTAAAAAAGAATACAGAGGAGGCAGTGTATTATTTACACATGGAAGTCCCAGATCCTTTTATGAATATATAAAACCGCAGACATCTGATGCAGAAGTACAGGAAATGCTGGAAGGAGTGGAAGCGGATCTGCTGGTGGTCGGCCATTCACATATTCCAATGACAAGGAATGTTGGAAATATCACCATTGTAAATCCCGGATCAGCAGGACAGCCACGGGATGGCATTCCCCGCGCATCCTGTGCAGTTTTGGATACAGATTCAATGGAATTCGAAATATACAGGCTGGAATACGATATGGATAGCGTAGTGGACAAAATAAGAGAAAGGATGCCCCACTGTGATGAACTTATATCAATACTTGTAAATGCAGGCGTAAACAAAAAAGAAAACTAA
- a CDS encoding thioredoxin family protein has protein sequence MKIEILGTGCAKCKKTFEVVEKAVNEAGIEAEITKVEDINSIMDYGVMVTPAVVVDGDVKIAGKIPSVDDVKEWIQ, from the coding sequence ATGAAAATAGAAATTCTTGGAACCGGATGTGCAAAGTGCAAGAAGACCTTTGAAGTTGTCGAAAAGGCAGTAAATGAAGCAGGGATTGAAGCCGAGATCACAAAAGTTGAAGATATTAACAGTATTATGGATTATGGTGTAATGGTAACACCAGCAGTTGTTGTAGATGGTGATGTAAAGATTGCAGGCAAGATTCCTTCAGTCGATGATGTAAAGGAATGGATACAATAA
- a CDS encoding putative zinc-binding protein, which translates to MTDNNCCCSSVVGIFPCSGASNVGQLANQAAIEMTKNGKGNMMCTVGIGGRIAGLMKSAEGADEVVAIDGCPLNCAKKTLENAGIDVNEHVIITELGIKKNKDLDLKQEQVNEVLEKINS; encoded by the coding sequence ATGACCGATAATAACTGTTGTTGTTCCTCAGTAGTAGGAATATTCCCCTGTTCGGGAGCCTCCAATGTAGGACAACTGGCAAATCAGGCAGCAATCGAAATGACCAAAAATGGCAAGGGAAACATGATGTGTACAGTGGGCATCGGTGGCCGTATTGCAGGCCTTATGAAATCAGCAGAAGGAGCTGATGAGGTCGTGGCTATTGATGGATGCCCACTAAACTGTGCGAAGAAAACCCTGGAAAATGCCGGGATCGATGTAAATGAACATGTAATCATAACCGAACTTGGCATCAAGAAAAACAAGGATCTGGATCTCAAACAGGAACAGGTCAATGAAGTCCTTGAAAAAATCAATTCTTAA
- a CDS encoding LbetaH domain-containing protein, which yields MKNPAGDKPQIDESAWIADSAVVMGNVRIEADVLVAPNAVIRADEPGASIVIGKGCNIQDNVVLHGVEGSKVVIDEGTSLAHGCIVHGPCQLGKRCFIGFGAVVFDSVLEDDVVILHNATVQGVRLPVSKSVPVGHTVLSEKDVTELPLVDQGLMDFKQKVSSVNLDLVEGYRKMDRA from the coding sequence ATGAAAAACCCAGCGGGAGACAAACCACAAATCGATGAGAGTGCCTGGATTGCTGACAGCGCCGTTGTAATGGGAAATGTGAGGATAGAAGCAGATGTCCTTGTAGCGCCAAATGCTGTAATACGGGCAGATGAACCGGGTGCATCTATTGTTATCGGAAAAGGATGTAATATTCAGGACAATGTGGTTCTTCATGGAGTTGAAGGATCGAAAGTAGTTATCGATGAAGGTACCTCACTGGCTCATGGGTGCATTGTGCATGGACCGTGCCAGCTGGGTAAAAGATGTTTCATAGGTTTTGGTGCGGTAGTATTTGACAGTGTCCTTGAAGATGATGTGGTGATACTCCATAATGCTACGGTACAGGGTGTCCGTCTACCGGTATCCAAAAGTGTGCCTGTAGGCCACACTGTGCTGAGCGAGAAAGATGTCACAGAATTGCCATTGGTCGATCAGGGCCTAATGGATTTTAAACAAAAAGTTTCCAGTGTGAATCTGGATCTTGTTGAAGGTTATCGTAAGATGGATCGTGCCTGA
- the larB gene encoding nickel pincer cofactor biosynthesis protein LarB, with the protein MNLKNLLQKYKNGEIGIDDTQARIRSLGYVPVCDVANIDTFRKHRTGIMEAVLAEGKTPEDILEISKAQIGATGRVLITRLNEDQSSCLENEFGSERIDWGIHHRTAAVHDGTNIVKTGGVVAIISAGTADIDVAEEARMTAAEMGCETVKIYDVGVAGLHRLLNEVKNLESDRPDAVVVAAGREGTLPTVVSSLFDVPVIGLPVSTGYGIGEKGEAALYSMLQSCSVLSVVNIDAGFVAGSFAGRIANTVAAAREQTNSVVIENQQGRS; encoded by the coding sequence ATGAATCTCAAAAATCTTCTTCAAAAATACAAAAACGGTGAAATCGGGATTGATGATACCCAAGCTCGTATCCGGTCCCTGGGTTATGTTCCGGTATGTGATGTCGCCAACATCGATACCTTCAGGAAACACAGGACAGGCATCATGGAAGCAGTACTTGCAGAAGGAAAAACACCGGAAGATATTCTGGAAATTTCAAAAGCCCAGATTGGGGCAACTGGTCGTGTCCTTATTACCCGCCTTAATGAAGATCAATCCTCGTGTCTGGAAAATGAATTTGGTAGTGAGCGGATAGATTGGGGAATCCACCACAGGACTGCAGCTGTGCATGACGGGACAAACATCGTAAAGACCGGAGGTGTTGTGGCTATAATTTCAGCCGGTACTGCTGATATCGATGTTGCAGAAGAAGCACGTATGACGGCAGCGGAGATGGGATGTGAGACTGTGAAGATATATGATGTGGGAGTTGCCGGTCTTCACAGGTTGCTCAACGAAGTAAAGAACCTGGAATCTGACAGACCGGATGCTGTAGTAGTTGCCGCCGGCCGGGAGGGTACATTACCAACCGTGGTATCGAGCCTTTTTGATGTACCTGTAATAGGTCTGCCTGTATCCACCGGATATGGAATAGGAGAAAAGGGCGAAGCTGCCCTGTATTCGATGTTACAGTCATGCTCGGTTCTGTCTGTTGTTAACATCGATGCAGGTTTTGTTGCCGGATCATTCGCAGGCAGGATCGCAAATACGGTTGCTGCTGCAAGAGAACAGACTAATTCAGTAGTTATTGAGAATCAACAAGGGCGATCATAA
- the larC gene encoding nickel pincer cofactor biosynthesis protein LarC, with product MKILLFDPFSGAAGDMIIGSLISLGADGNKIKETLESILDISMLFEKKVKLGIESVDVKFNIPGFETARSYREIENFIKGCGLDSDIENDANSVFGILADAESKVHGKPIEELHFHEVGQADALADIIGSCIAMNELGVREVLCLPINTGTGTVNTSHGIMPIPAPATLEILKTSELEFYGKGNTELLTPTGAALLAHFAKTTLSIPAGKVRDTGYGAGDIDTDWPNVLRAFMIETEKSLSRDEVEVLETNVDDVTGEVLGNLFDRLLENGAKDVSIIPATMKKGRAGHIIKVVTHSHHGEELARIIMEETGSLGIRTIPTKHRYIADRKMGTVELEINDTPYQIAIKIAYTPDSGILHISAEYDDCKEVSKNTGIPVREIIRKAQTKARDKYE from the coding sequence ATGAAAATTCTACTGTTCGATCCATTCTCCGGTGCTGCCGGAGATATGATTATAGGTTCATTGATTTCACTCGGAGCCGATGGAAACAAAATAAAAGAGACTCTCGAATCAATACTTGATATCTCAATGCTTTTTGAAAAAAAAGTCAAACTGGGAATTGAATCTGTTGATGTAAAATTCAATATACCCGGCTTTGAAACTGCTAGAAGTTACCGGGAAATCGAGAATTTCATAAAGGGATGCGGCCTTGATTCAGATATAGAAAACGATGCTAACAGTGTTTTTGGTATCCTTGCAGATGCTGAATCAAAAGTTCATGGAAAGCCAATTGAAGAATTACATTTCCATGAAGTTGGACAAGCCGATGCTCTTGCAGATATCATCGGCTCATGCATTGCAATGAATGAGCTGGGTGTCAGAGAAGTACTTTGCCTGCCAATAAATACAGGGACAGGGACGGTAAACACATCTCATGGAATTATGCCGATACCTGCCCCTGCAACCCTTGAAATATTAAAAACGTCGGAACTGGAATTTTATGGCAAAGGAAATACGGAACTCCTGACACCCACAGGTGCTGCTTTACTGGCCCATTTTGCAAAAACCACCCTGTCCATTCCTGCCGGAAAGGTTAGGGATACAGGATACGGGGCAGGAGATATCGACACTGATTGGCCTAATGTGCTGCGTGCTTTTATGATAGAAACAGAAAAATCCTTATCCAGGGATGAAGTGGAAGTACTTGAAACAAATGTAGACGATGTAACCGGGGAAGTACTGGGAAATCTTTTTGATCGTTTACTGGAAAATGGTGCTAAAGATGTATCTATAATACCTGCGACAATGAAAAAGGGAAGAGCAGGACATATCATCAAGGTTGTAACTCACTCACATCATGGTGAGGAACTTGCCAGGATAATCATGGAAGAAACCGGAAGTCTGGGTATCCGGACTATCCCCACAAAACACCGGTATATAGCAGACCGCAAGATGGGAACAGTGGAACTGGAAATTAACGATACTCCCTACCAGATTGCAATCAAGATAGCCTACACACCAGACAGTGGCATATTACACATCTCAGCAGAATATGATGATTGTAAAGAGGTCTCAAAAAATACCGGAATTCCGGTCAGGGAAATTATAAGAAAAGCCCAAACAAAGGCCAGAGATAAATATGAATGA
- a CDS encoding KEOPS complex subunit Pcc1 — translation MDSSSETIIETPDARKLYLSVKPELDRLVTDRSSIEIDVKDYQLVMRVKSDDLISMRSTLNTWYRLIKVASEMVTLTSSY, via the coding sequence ATGGATTCATCTTCTGAAACAATCATTGAAACTCCGGATGCCCGTAAATTGTACCTGTCTGTAAAACCAGAACTGGATAGATTGGTTACCGATCGTTCATCAATAGAAATAGATGTCAAGGACTATCAGTTGGTAATGAGGGTTAAATCAGATGACCTAATATCGATGAGGTCCACATTGAATACCTGGTATCGGCTTATCAAAGTAGCATCTGAAATGGTCACTCTGACATCCTCATACTAA
- a CDS encoding rRNA maturation protein, which yields MLISSSRSPSPPTRTLCKYLASFFHCEYVTRGKSGLEDILYGMDTETLLIVGQYHGNPASLTFFDSEGQQQLSIWMNVAFHDKPKKSSSKGSMPAIKGNGKLAGLLADLLPESDNNSTCSIQVDDDLMSFYCNGNNLFNLKVKGFKTTDD from the coding sequence ATGTTAATTTCCTCATCACGCTCTCCTTCACCTCCAACCCGTACCCTTTGTAAGTATCTTGCATCTTTTTTTCACTGCGAGTATGTCACACGGGGTAAAAGTGGTTTGGAGGACATACTGTATGGTATGGATACTGAAACCCTGCTTATTGTAGGACAATATCATGGCAATCCTGCCAGTCTGACATTTTTTGATAGTGAAGGCCAACAACAATTATCCATATGGATGAATGTTGCATTCCATGACAAACCCAAAAAATCTTCTTCAAAGGGCAGTATGCCAGCCATTAAAGGCAATGGTAAACTGGCAGGATTACTCGCTGATTTATTACCTGAAAGTGATAATAACTCCACGTGTTCTATTCAGGTAGATGATGATTTAATGAGTTTTTATTGTAATGGCAATAATCTATTCAATCTAAAGGTAAAAGGGTTCAAGACAACGGATGATTAA
- a CDS encoding DNA-directed RNA polymerase subunit P translates to MDYKCTRCKRAVEIDYQYTGIRCPYCGNRILVKGRPTTIKTLKAE, encoded by the coding sequence ATGGATTATAAATGTACCCGGTGTAAGAGAGCAGTTGAAATTGACTACCAGTACACCGGAATACGCTGTCCTTATTGTGGGAATCGTATTCTTGTAAAAGGAAGACCTACCACTATAAAGACATTGAAAGCAGAGTGA